The following are encoded in a window of Pseudalgibacter alginicilyticus genomic DNA:
- a CDS encoding M1 family metallopeptidase, with protein sequence MKHFAFSIVALSMLVSCSTSQNAVAPQTLSVPTQIASATSKTTYWQQHVDYKMAIDMDVNTNQYKGTQTLVYTNNSPDVLNKVFYHLYFNAFQPGSEMDVRSRTIPDPDSRVGDRIFKLKPNEIGYIKVHSLKQNGVDINHKTVGTILEVDLAKPIQPGESVTFEMVFDAQVPLQIRRSGRNNMEGVALSMTQWYPKLAEYDFEGWHADPYIGREFHGVWGNFDVKLTIDKNYTVGGTGYLQNPNNIGHGYETGTINQPDGNKLTWHFKAPNVHDFTWAADPDYIHDTVQVPNGPVLHFLYKNNPDIKDNWKRLQPKTVELMQYFSKQIGNYPYKQYSVIQGGDGGMEYGMCTLITGERKFGSLFGVTAHELAHSWFQFLLATNESKHEWMDEGFTSYISDLAEAELTGYQKDNPTVGAYNNYFKLVESGLEQPLTTHADRYNFNFSYGASAYSKGEVFLAQLGYVIGDANLKQTLKKYYQDWAFKHPTPNDFIRVAEKTSGLELDWYLTDFTKTTNTIDYAISSIDGKTVNLERLGLMPMPIDIKVTYMDNSTENFYIPLQMMRGEKPTKATIINDWAWAYPTYSFDASKVVKSVEIDPTGLMADVDKSNNKK encoded by the coding sequence ATGAAACATTTTGCTTTTTCAATTGTAGCCTTGTCCATGTTGGTCTCGTGTAGCACGTCACAAAACGCTGTTGCACCACAAACACTTTCTGTACCTACTCAAATTGCTTCTGCAACTTCTAAAACTACTTATTGGCAACAGCATGTAGATTATAAAATGGCTATTGATATGGATGTAAACACCAATCAATATAAAGGCACACAAACATTAGTTTATACCAACAATTCTCCTGATGTTTTAAACAAAGTGTTTTATCATTTATACTTTAATGCCTTTCAACCAGGAAGCGAAATGGATGTACGCTCACGCACTATACCTGACCCAGATTCAAGAGTTGGAGATCGTATCTTTAAATTAAAACCCAATGAAATTGGTTATATAAAAGTCCATTCATTAAAACAAAACGGCGTTGATATAAACCATAAAACTGTTGGTACCATTTTAGAAGTTGATTTAGCAAAACCCATTCAGCCAGGAGAAAGTGTTACGTTTGAGATGGTTTTTGATGCCCAAGTACCCTTACAGATTCGCAGAAGCGGAAGAAACAACATGGAGGGCGTTGCTTTATCCATGACACAATGGTATCCTAAATTAGCAGAATACGATTTTGAAGGTTGGCATGCCGACCCTTATATTGGACGGGAATTTCATGGTGTATGGGGCAATTTTGATGTTAAACTCACTATAGATAAAAACTACACTGTTGGAGGTACAGGTTATTTGCAAAACCCTAATAACATTGGACATGGTTATGAAACTGGTACCATAAACCAACCTGATGGAAATAAATTAACATGGCATTTTAAAGCACCTAATGTACATGATTTTACTTGGGCTGCAGACCCAGATTATATCCATGATACTGTACAAGTACCTAACGGTCCTGTTTTACATTTTTTATACAAAAACAATCCTGATATAAAAGATAATTGGAAACGTTTACAACCAAAAACTGTTGAATTAATGCAGTATTTCAGCAAACAAATTGGAAACTATCCTTATAAACAATATTCAGTCATACAAGGTGGTGATGGTGGTATGGAATACGGTATGTGTACCTTAATTACTGGCGAACGTAAATTCGGTAGTTTATTTGGTGTTACTGCTCACGAGCTAGCGCATTCATGGTTTCAATTTTTATTGGCCACTAATGAATCAAAACACGAATGGATGGATGAAGGTTTTACAAGCTACATAAGTGATTTAGCCGAAGCAGAACTTACAGGATATCAAAAAGACAATCCAACTGTTGGTGCATATAATAACTATTTTAAATTGGTAGAATCTGGATTGGAACAACCCCTAACAACTCATGCTGATAGGTACAATTTTAACTTTTCTTATGGTGCCTCGGCATATAGTAAAGGCGAAGTGTTTTTAGCTCAATTAGGATATGTTATTGGTGACGCTAATTTAAAACAAACCCTTAAAAAATACTACCAAGATTGGGCTTTTAAACACCCAACACCTAATGATTTTATTCGTGTTGCCGAAAAAACATCTGGCTTAGAACTAGACTGGTATTTAACAGATTTTACTAAAACAACTAACACTATTGATTATGCTATTAGCTCCATAGATGGTAAAACCGTTAATTTAGAGCGCTTAGGGTTAATGCCAATGCCAATTGATATAAAAGTAACTTACATGGATAATAGTACGGAAAATTTTTACATTCCATTACAAATGATGCGAGGTGAAAAACCTACAAAAGCCACAATTATTAACGATTGGGCTTGGGCCTATCCAACCTATAGCTTTGATGCTTCAAAAGTTGTAAAATCTGTAGAAATTGATCCTACTGGTTTAATGGCTGATGTTGATAAATCAAATAATAAAAAGTAA
- the hemG gene encoding menaquinone-dependent protoporphyrinogen IX dehydrogenase, producing MVPKIGIIYSSVDGQTLKICKKLIANFKEKQIQTAIYSIDEFNAELTQFHTLIIGASIRYGKHNKKVIKFINNNKNYLSKINTAFFSVNLVARKEDKNSANTNPYLIKFLKKVDWNPQYIEVFAGKLDYKSYSFFDKLMIKLIMKLTKGPTKSNLPIEFTNWKKVDHFGLRIIKNIK from the coding sequence ATGGTGCCAAAAATTGGAATAATTTACTCCTCAGTAGACGGACAAACTCTAAAGATTTGTAAAAAATTAATTGCCAATTTTAAGGAGAAACAAATACAAACAGCAATATATTCAATTGATGAATTCAATGCTGAATTAACACAATTTCATACGCTCATTATTGGAGCCAGTATTCGATATGGAAAACACAATAAAAAAGTTATTAAGTTTATAAATAATAACAAAAATTATTTAAGTAAGATAAACACTGCATTTTTCTCCGTTAATTTAGTTGCTAGAAAAGAAGATAAAAATTCTGCCAATACCAATCCTTATCTAATTAAATTTCTAAAAAAAGTTGACTGGAATCCTCAATACATAGAGGTTTTTGCAGGTAAATTAGATTATAAATCTTATTCGTTTTTTGATAAATTAATGATTAAACTAATTATGAAATTAACTAAGGGACCAACAAAGTCTAACCTTCCAATAGAATTTACAAATTGGAAAAAAGTAGATCATTTTGGGCTAAGAATAATTAAAAACATAAAATAA
- a CDS encoding cation:proton antiporter, whose translation MEGFDILNLFIVLLSAWGAGALIKRIGYPAILGELLVGVIIGPSLLGLVESSSTLVIISEAGVILLMAYIGMEINFKDLGKASWAGLLAAIGGFIVPFGLGYYAVTQFGGTHMAGLFVGIAVGVTSLATKSRILVDLNLLDTRIAYVLMAGALISDTLALIIFAGLSSFIDAGSVDMTEISLIGGKIILFFAFTTFLGIYFLPKLGKWMANRKIDNRTTYFTLLLLIVFGLSELAELVGLHGILGAFMAGLFIKEGVFHEKITKDITRVFHDVSVGFMAPIFFVTAGFHVTLDVFQTDLELLLVILGVAFIGKILGTVLFYLPSGNGWREGLAVGTGMNGRGAVEIVIAGIGLQKGIISQEIFSILVFMAILTTLSVPVLLTWTTNWLKKRNELVKQFSRKGHIILGANPLALLLGKHLSETNKVVFVDANKGLCENASNLGFECIHGNILEEATLSEASAKDFKTFIALTRNNEINLLSSQLANDVFFIPEKFIVISPNTSNGEKGGINLLSTASASTLFSSKVDIQPWIQKVQDSTFKEIETINNKKISTREWVKLQSSKHNNLLPLVIIDNTGTKRPFRYNDYIEANEKIISIE comes from the coding sequence ATGGAAGGATTTGATATTTTAAACCTATTCATTGTCCTGCTTTCCGCTTGGGGAGCAGGTGCCTTAATTAAACGAATCGGTTACCCAGCAATTTTAGGAGAGTTATTAGTAGGTGTTATAATAGGTCCATCGTTATTAGGGCTTGTGGAATCTTCAAGTACTTTAGTTATCATATCTGAAGCTGGGGTTATACTACTTATGGCATATATAGGCATGGAAATAAACTTTAAAGATTTAGGTAAAGCTTCATGGGCTGGGCTTTTAGCAGCCATTGGAGGTTTTATTGTACCCTTTGGTTTGGGTTATTATGCCGTAACACAATTTGGTGGAACACATATGGCTGGGTTATTTGTAGGCATTGCTGTTGGAGTTACTTCGTTAGCAACTAAAAGCAGAATTCTTGTAGACCTAAACTTATTAGATACACGTATTGCTTATGTGCTCATGGCAGGAGCTCTAATTTCAGACACATTAGCTTTAATAATTTTTGCAGGTCTTTCCAGTTTTATAGATGCTGGTTCTGTAGATATGACTGAAATTTCTCTTATTGGAGGTAAAATAATACTGTTCTTCGCTTTTACTACCTTTTTGGGTATTTATTTTCTACCAAAACTTGGTAAGTGGATGGCAAATAGAAAAATAGATAACCGAACAACTTATTTTACTTTGTTACTTCTTATTGTATTTGGTCTTTCTGAATTAGCAGAATTAGTTGGACTCCATGGTATTTTAGGAGCATTTATGGCGGGACTATTTATAAAAGAAGGTGTGTTTCATGAAAAAATAACCAAAGATATAACACGTGTGTTTCATGATGTCTCCGTTGGTTTTATGGCTCCAATCTTTTTTGTTACTGCAGGATTTCATGTAACTTTAGATGTTTTTCAAACAGACTTAGAACTTTTACTTGTAATTCTTGGAGTGGCATTTATTGGAAAAATACTAGGTACCGTTTTATTTTATTTACCAAGTGGCAATGGATGGAGAGAAGGTTTAGCGGTAGGTACTGGAATGAACGGACGTGGAGCTGTAGAAATTGTTATAGCGGGCATTGGTTTGCAGAAAGGCATTATATCACAAGAAATATTTTCCATACTTGTTTTTATGGCTATACTGACAACACTTTCTGTTCCCGTTTTATTAACTTGGACTACCAATTGGCTAAAAAAACGAAATGAATTGGTAAAACAATTCTCCAGAAAAGGACATATAATTTTAGGTGCAAACCCATTGGCTTTACTATTAGGTAAGCATCTATCAGAAACAAACAAAGTAGTTTTTGTTGATGCAAATAAAGGACTTTGTGAAAACGCAAGCAATTTAGGCTTTGAATGCATTCATGGTAATATTTTAGAAGAAGCTACTTTGAGCGAAGCTTCTGCAAAAGATTTTAAAACCTTTATAGCTTTAACCAGAAATAATGAAATCAACTTATTGTCTTCACAACTGGCAAATGATGTATTTTTTATTCCTGAAAAATTTATAGTGATATCTCCTAATACTTCAAATGGAGAAAAAGGTGGTATTAATCTTTTAAGTACAGCATCGGCTTCAACATTATTTTCGAGTAAAGTAGATATACAGCCATGGATACAAAAAGTACAAGATTCAACTTTTAAAGAAATTGAAACTATAAACAACAAAAAAATATCTACACGCGAGTGGGTTAAATTGCAGTCAAGCAAACATAATAACTTACTTCCTTTAGTGATTATTGATAATACAGGGACTAAACGTCCGTTCAGATACAATGATTATATAGAAGCTAACGAAAAAATTATATCAATTGAATAA
- a CDS encoding glycoside hydrolase family protein, with product MKRRTFIETTLMGSAALVSLPLMSCADNNQPKAFIDLILPAPKGGGFRDDNYWIWGSSVIKGEDGKYHMFASRWSKDVGFGCWVTNSEVVRAVADTPVGPYVFEEVVLPVRGKEFFDGMCTHNPRIIKYKDKYLLYYFGTTYDFSQPTKENPSVPKENWDEAWMNKRIGLAISDSIYGPWERVDKPVIEPRPGHWDASITSNPAPAVDPKTGNILLMYKSSVDRKPPLLLGVSMASSPKGEYKRLSEEPVFRFETPDNHRIDVEDPYIWWAGDHYEAVIKDRSGEICGEEGGGIHVWSEDGVKWNLFEQVKAYSRHIEWDDGTKTHQNHFERPFVLIEDGKPTHLFAAVGSGPEAWKFENTWNMVIPLKH from the coding sequence ATGAAAAGAAGAACATTTATCGAAACTACTTTAATGGGCTCAGCAGCTTTAGTCTCTTTGCCGTTAATGTCTTGTGCTGATAATAATCAGCCTAAAGCTTTTATAGATCTTATTTTACCAGCCCCAAAAGGAGGCGGTTTTCGAGATGATAATTATTGGATTTGGGGATCGTCGGTTATTAAAGGTGAAGATGGAAAATACCACATGTTTGCTTCTCGTTGGTCTAAAGATGTAGGTTTTGGTTGCTGGGTAACAAATTCTGAAGTCGTTCGTGCTGTGGCAGATACCCCAGTTGGCCCATATGTGTTTGAAGAAGTGGTATTACCTGTTCGCGGTAAAGAATTTTTTGATGGTATGTGTACTCACAATCCAAGAATTATTAAATATAAAGACAAGTATCTTTTATATTACTTTGGAACGACCTATGATTTTTCACAACCAACTAAAGAAAACCCAAGTGTTCCTAAAGAAAATTGGGATGAGGCTTGGATGAATAAGCGTATAGGTTTGGCTATTAGTGATTCTATTTATGGTCCTTGGGAACGTGTTGATAAACCTGTAATTGAACCCCGCCCAGGCCATTGGGATGCTTCTATAACCTCTAACCCAGCACCAGCAGTCGATCCAAAAACGGGAAATATTTTATTAATGTATAAATCTTCAGTGGATAGAAAGCCTCCTTTATTATTAGGGGTTTCTATGGCATCAAGTCCAAAAGGAGAGTATAAAAGATTAAGTGAAGAGCCTGTATTTCGTTTTGAAACCCCGGATAATCATAGAATAGATGTTGAAGATCCATATATTTGGTGGGCAGGAGACCATTATGAGGCTGTTATAAAAGATCGTTCTGGAGAAATTTGTGGCGAAGAGGGTGGTGGTATCCATGTTTGGTCTGAAGATGGCGTAAAATGGAACTTATTTGAGCAAGTAAAGGCTTATAGTCGCCATATTGAATGGGATGATGGAACTAAAACACATCAAAATCATTTTGAACGACCTTTTGTTTTAATTGAAGATGGCAAGCCCACACATTTATTTGCGGCTGTTGGAAGCGGACCTGAAGCTTGGAAATTTGAAAATACTTGGAATATGGTCATTCCTTTGAAGCATTAA
- a CDS encoding S8 family peptidase has protein sequence MKTMKNALIALFAVLVIYGCGGTADILSTPVENIDNTPLKEADLTEAEAHNWGHLDLIKDTIPGMSVDRAYDEIIKNKKGKTVIVAVLDSGIDIDHEDLRDVIWTNKGEIPNNGIDDDKNGYVDDIHGWNFLGDAYDEQLEYTRILAKGDTSNPDYSRAEKEYNDNYQKYSGYKTNYEQILQQIVSADETLTKHFGKADYTKAEVNNIQTEDETLTMAVQIAKYMYSNDVETLTEAKKDITNGLESINDRLNYHLNKNFKGRTTGDNPDDFNDKPGYGNANVKPVKKSESHGTHVAGIIAAVRHNGKGANGVANNVEIMSVRTVPNGDEYDKDVALAIRYAVDNGAKIINGSFGKSFSPHSDWVRDAIAYASEKDVVFVHAAGNDGADVDVVPNFPDDNINFAEISNSYIRVGALEPKYGTGILAGFSNYGKNNVDVFAPGAKVYSTTPENEYDTKGGTSMAAPAVAGVAALIRSYYPKLSAAQVKQIIMDSGLPIPTKVIVGGDADNVKPFKDLTKSGKIVNAYNALIMAAQMSK, from the coding sequence ATGAAGACAATGAAAAATGCACTAATCGCACTATTTGCAGTATTAGTAATTTATGGATGCGGAGGTACGGCTGACATTCTATCAACTCCTGTTGAAAACATAGATAACACACCATTAAAAGAAGCCGATTTAACTGAAGCTGAAGCTCACAACTGGGGGCACTTAGATCTTATAAAGGATACCATTCCAGGAATGAGTGTAGATAGAGCATATGACGAAATCATTAAAAATAAAAAAGGTAAAACGGTTATTGTAGCAGTGTTAGATTCAGGTATAGATATTGATCATGAAGATTTAAGAGATGTCATCTGGACTAATAAAGGTGAAATACCTAACAATGGTATTGACGATGATAAAAATGGTTATGTAGACGATATACACGGTTGGAACTTTTTAGGAGATGCCTACGACGAACAATTAGAATACACCCGTATTTTAGCAAAAGGCGATACTAGTAACCCTGATTATAGTAGAGCAGAAAAAGAATATAATGATAACTACCAAAAATATTCTGGTTATAAAACCAATTACGAACAGATTTTACAACAAATAGTATCTGCAGACGAAACACTAACAAAACATTTTGGTAAAGCGGACTATACCAAAGCTGAAGTTAACAACATTCAAACAGAGGATGAAACATTAACCATGGCTGTTCAAATCGCAAAATACATGTATAGCAATGATGTTGAGACGCTAACTGAAGCAAAAAAAGATATTACAAATGGTTTAGAAAGTATCAACGATCGATTAAATTACCATTTAAATAAAAATTTCAAAGGCAGAACAACTGGTGATAATCCAGATGACTTTAATGACAAACCTGGTTATGGAAATGCTAATGTAAAACCTGTTAAAAAAAGTGAAAGTCACGGAACCCATGTTGCTGGTATAATAGCTGCCGTGCGTCATAATGGTAAAGGTGCTAATGGTGTTGCAAATAATGTAGAAATCATGTCCGTTCGTACTGTTCCAAATGGCGATGAATATGATAAAGATGTAGCCTTAGCCATTCGTTATGCTGTAGATAATGGTGCTAAAATAATAAATGGTAGTTTTGGAAAAAGCTTTTCTCCACATAGTGATTGGGTAAGAGACGCAATTGCTTATGCTAGTGAAAAGGATGTGGTTTTTGTTCACGCTGCAGGAAATGATGGTGCAGATGTAGATGTGGTTCCAAATTTCCCAGATGATAATATTAATTTTGCTGAAATATCTAATTCTTATATTAGAGTTGGTGCTTTAGAACCTAAATATGGAACAGGAATATTAGCTGGTTTTTCTAATTACGGAAAAAACAATGTAGATGTTTTTGCTCCTGGTGCTAAAGTGTATTCTACAACCCCAGAAAACGAATATGATACCAAAGGTGGTACTTCTATGGCAGCACCAGCTGTTGCAGGTGTAGCAGCTTTAATTCGTTCATATTATCCAAAATTATCAGCGGCTCAAGTAAAACAAATTATTATGGATTCAGGGCTTCCTATTCCTACTAAAGTAATTGTAGGTGGCGATGCAGATAACGTAAAACCATTTAAAGATTTAACAAAATCTGGCAAAATAGTTAATGCCTATAATGCGTTAATTATGGCTGCACAAATGTCTAAATAA
- a CDS encoding cation:proton antiporter produces MIELSSIVILGILSQWVAWRLKLPAILPLILIGLFVGPISTLFSEDGSKWIEPVWNGTKGLFPGDSLYSFVSLAIGIILFEGGLTLKRNEISKVGPVILKLISFAAIITFLGAGLAAHFVFGLSWKVSFLFSALIIVTGPTVIAPILRNIPLKKEISTVLKWEGILIDPIGALAAVLMFEFISIGDSNGYTLQAILEFGKIVIVGLSFGTTAALVLYFAIKKKLIPHYLLNVTALSVVLLVFVESDLFAHESGLLAVVVMGMVLGNSKLPNLKELLYFKESLSVLLISILFILLSANINIEDLMIVYNWKTVVLMVIIIFVLRPLGVFLSSINSGLKFNEKVFISWVGPRGIVAAGIASLFGTKLTLRGEPYAEYITPLVFTTVLVTVLLNAASARHVAKWIGVYLKASNGILIIGASEASRIIAKYLKNNGRHVVLIDNNIVNIDLAKSKDLDAMQANIYSEDLSNDIELSDIGYLLAMTGSDEINKYSLNKFKDQLGEKGAYRLISSQEIKNQDELSTDSIFSKKDDFINFSEVARDYPIIHEISINSKEEYLRKIDILNNEQKAIPLFVKDAHGVLHIICTLTKDFDIEKGFQLVYLGKPFDIEKMQIAEKKEVKE; encoded by the coding sequence ATGATTGAACTTTCAAGTATTGTAATTTTAGGAATATTGTCGCAATGGGTAGCATGGCGTTTAAAACTTCCTGCTATTTTGCCATTAATTTTAATTGGTCTTTTTGTAGGGCCTATTTCTACTTTGTTTTCAGAAGACGGAAGTAAATGGATAGAACCCGTCTGGAATGGTACAAAAGGATTATTTCCTGGAGATAGCCTTTACAGTTTTGTATCCTTAGCAATTGGTATTATATTATTTGAGGGTGGACTTACATTAAAAAGAAATGAAATATCAAAGGTTGGTCCTGTTATTTTAAAACTTATAAGTTTTGCAGCAATAATAACCTTTTTAGGAGCTGGTTTAGCGGCACATTTTGTATTTGGATTGTCTTGGAAAGTTTCTTTTTTGTTTTCGGCGCTTATTATTGTTACAGGTCCAACTGTTATAGCTCCTATTTTAAGAAATATTCCTTTAAAGAAAGAAATATCTACTGTTTTAAAGTGGGAAGGTATTTTGATTGATCCTATTGGAGCTCTTGCAGCAGTTTTAATGTTTGAATTTATAAGTATAGGTGATAGTAATGGCTATACACTTCAAGCTATATTAGAGTTTGGTAAAATTGTAATTGTTGGTTTATCTTTTGGAACTACCGCAGCCTTGGTTCTTTATTTTGCAATCAAGAAAAAGCTTATTCCTCATTATTTGCTTAACGTAACAGCATTGTCTGTAGTGCTTTTGGTTTTTGTAGAATCTGATCTTTTTGCACATGAATCTGGTCTTTTGGCTGTTGTTGTAATGGGGATGGTTTTAGGAAATAGCAAATTGCCAAATTTAAAAGAATTACTCTATTTTAAGGAGTCATTAAGTGTATTGCTTATATCCATTCTTTTTATTTTGTTATCAGCAAATATCAATATTGAAGATTTAATGATAGTTTACAATTGGAAAACGGTTGTGCTTATGGTCATTATAATTTTTGTGTTAAGACCGTTAGGTGTTTTTTTAAGCAGTATAAACTCAGGCCTTAAATTTAATGAAAAAGTATTCATTAGTTGGGTAGGACCTAGAGGTATAGTTGCTGCTGGTATTGCCTCGCTATTTGGTACGAAGCTTACTTTAAGAGGAGAACCTTATGCCGAGTATATAACGCCTTTAGTGTTTACCACAGTATTAGTTACGGTGCTTTTAAATGCTGCTTCAGCAAGACATGTAGCTAAATGGATAGGGGTGTATTTAAAAGCTAGTAATGGTATTTTAATTATTGGGGCTTCAGAGGCTTCCAGAATTATTGCTAAATATTTAAAAAATAATGGAAGACACGTTGTTTTAATAGACAATAATATTGTTAATATAGATTTGGCAAAAAGTAAAGATTTAGATGCTATGCAAGCCAATATTTATTCTGAAGATTTGTCTAATGATATTGAATTAAGTGACATAGGATACTTATTGGCAATGACTGGAAGCGATGAAATTAATAAATACAGTTTAAACAAGTTTAAAGATCAATTAGGTGAAAAAGGGGCGTATAGGTTAATTTCGTCTCAAGAAATAAAGAATCAAGATGAATTGTCTACAGATTCTATTTTTTCTAAGAAAGATGATTTTATTAATTTCAGTGAGGTAGCCAGAGATTATCCTATCATACATGAAATTTCTATAAATTCAAAAGAAGAATACCTTAGAAAAATTGATATTCTTAACAATGAGCAAAAGGCGATACCTTTGTTTGTAAAAGATGCCCACGGAGTACTACATATTATTTGTACGTTAACCAAAGATTTTGATATTGAAAAAGGTTTTCAACTTGTTTATTTAGGAAAGCCATTTGATATAGAAAAGATGCAGATAGCAGAAAAAAAAGAGGTTAAAGAATAA
- a CDS encoding alginate lyase family protein, producing the protein MKVEKFLWIIILFHFLSIKSFSISYIQFDSIALANVKQKLHNGTAAERTYSAYKTLISKADELLSIKNPTVMDKTIIPPSGNKHDYLSIGRYWWPNPDIADGLPWIRKDGKTNPDTQTDAVDRKRLSLMTNAIKYLCLAYYFSENEQYAKKAVSMIKTWFLDDETRMNPHLKFAQSVPGYPNGRPWGILDGRSIPQIIPDAINILSNSKYWNKDQNARMIKWLNDYLTWLTESELGKAEFKQKNNHGSWCKYQVISLALYLGHKTLAKEVIESTMQSLNEQLDHEGKQIHEINRTKSFFYSCFNLDALTQIANLADKIGIDMWNYKTKDGKSLMLAVNYLAPVIKGEAWPQPDIHGINLSSILASLVRMSNHINSNELEHLLSKTMTILIEKEKSTGIKNDKIQALSLIGAI; encoded by the coding sequence ATGAAAGTTGAAAAATTTCTTTGGATCATAATTCTATTTCATTTTTTAAGTATCAAAAGTTTTTCTATTTCTTACATTCAATTTGATTCCATTGCTCTGGCAAACGTTAAGCAAAAACTTCATAATGGAACGGCGGCTGAACGAACCTATTCTGCTTATAAAACACTTATTTCAAAGGCAGATGAACTACTATCTATAAAAAATCCAACGGTAATGGATAAAACCATTATCCCTCCTTCTGGAAATAAACATGACTATTTAAGCATAGGTCGTTATTGGTGGCCAAATCCAGATATTGCTGATGGACTACCATGGATTAGAAAAGATGGGAAAACTAACCCCGATACTCAAACAGATGCTGTAGATAGAAAACGGTTAAGCCTCATGACCAATGCAATAAAGTATTTATGTCTTGCTTATTATTTTTCAGAAAATGAGCAGTATGCAAAAAAAGCCGTTAGTATGATAAAAACTTGGTTTCTTGATGATGAAACACGTATGAATCCACACTTAAAGTTTGCACAAAGTGTACCTGGCTATCCAAACGGAAGACCTTGGGGTATATTAGACGGACGCTCAATCCCCCAAATAATACCGGATGCTATAAACATACTTTCAAATTCTAAATATTGGAATAAAGATCAAAATGCAAGAATGATTAAATGGTTAAATGATTATCTAACTTGGTTAACTGAAAGTGAATTAGGTAAAGCAGAGTTTAAGCAGAAAAACAATCACGGATCTTGGTGTAAATACCAAGTAATATCTTTGGCTTTATATTTGGGTCATAAAACTTTGGCTAAAGAAGTCATTGAATCTACAATGCAAAGTTTAAATGAACAATTGGATCACGAAGGAAAACAAATTCATGAAATTAATCGTACCAAATCATTTTTTTACAGCTGTTTTAACCTTGATGCATTAACACAAATAGCCAATTTAGCAGACAAAATTGGTATTGATATGTGGAACTATAAAACTAAAGATGGTAAAAGCTTGATGCTTGCTGTTAATTATCTTGCGCCTGTTATTAAAGGTGAAGCATGGCCGCAACCTGATATACATGGTATTAATTTGTCCAGTATATTAGCCTCCCTTGTTAGAATGTCTAATCATATTAATTCAAATGAATTAGAACACTTATTGTCTAAAACGATGACTATTCTAATTGAAAAAGAAAAATCAACAGGTATAAAAAATGATAAAATACAAGCGTTAAGCTTAATTGGTGCAATATAA
- a CDS encoding MBL fold metallo-hydrolase, giving the protein MNLYPINAGNFKLDGGAMFGVVPKSLWQKTNPADTNNMIDIAARCLLIENGNKLILIDTGMGNKQSDKFFGYYHLWGSDSIDSSLKKYGFHPNDITDVFLTHLHFDHSGGAIQWNKNRTGYEPVFKNAHFWSNKDHWLWATKPNKREKASFLTENLLPMEASGQLKFTSLSNSNILKNSKLGFDIFFADGHTDKQMIPLIQYKGKTIAFMADLLPTVGHLPLPYIMGYDTRPLLSLNEKETFLNLAAKNNYYLFLEHDASHEIITVKQTERGVRLDNIYKAEDIFN; this is encoded by the coding sequence ATGAATTTATACCCAATAAATGCCGGAAATTTTAAGTTAGATGGTGGTGCCATGTTTGGCGTGGTTCCTAAATCTTTATGGCAAAAAACCAATCCTGCCGATACCAATAACATGATTGATATAGCAGCTCGATGCCTGCTTATTGAAAATGGAAATAAGCTCATTTTAATAGACACTGGTATGGGCAATAAACAATCAGATAAGTTTTTTGGATACTACCACCTTTGGGGAAGCGATTCAATTGATAGTTCATTAAAAAAATATGGATTTCACCCCAATGATATAACCGATGTGTTTCTAACTCATTTGCATTTTGACCATAGTGGCGGGGCCATTCAATGGAATAAAAACAGAACGGGTTACGAACCTGTTTTTAAAAATGCTCATTTTTGGAGCAATAAAGACCATTGGCTTTGGGCTACAAAACCTAACAAACGTGAAAAAGCTTCATTTTTAACAGAAAATTTGTTACCAATGGAAGCAAGTGGCCAACTAAAGTTTACTTCTCTTTCAAACAGCAACATACTTAAAAATTCTAAACTGGGTTTTGATATTTTTTTTGCTGATGGGCATACGGATAAACAAATGATTCCGTTAATTCAATATAAAGGTAAAACCATCGCATTTATGGCAGATTTACTCCCTACAGTTGGACATTTGCCACTACCTTATATCATGGGTTACGATACTAGGCCTTTATTAAGTTTAAACGAAAAAGAAACCTTTCTAAATTTAGCTGCAAAAAACAACTATTACTTATTTTTAGAGCATGATGCCTCTCATGAAATTATAACGGTAAAACAAACAGAACGAGGTGTAAGGCTTGATAACATATATAAAGCTGAAGACATATTCAATTAA